Proteins encoded together in one Cicer arietinum cultivar CDC Frontier isolate Library 1 chromosome 4, Cicar.CDCFrontier_v2.0, whole genome shotgun sequence window:
- the LOC101511638 gene encoding LOW QUALITY PROTEIN: probable WRKY transcription factor 21 (The sequence of the model RefSeq protein was modified relative to this genomic sequence to represent the inferred CDS: deleted 1 base in 1 codon) — protein sequence MEEIEQANRTAVESCHRVLSMLSQPRDQVHHRNLMLETGEAVNRFKKVVSLLHNGLGHARVRKFKKHQQFPFSQTQTIFLDNPICKTNTKNLHFPQTNYPLENSSNPELALTIRNPLSLGNSSLELSTNGKSPLHLAQQAASNHYHFIQQQQQQRLLLQQQQQQQQMKHQAEMMFRRSTSGINLNFDNTSCTPTMSSTRSFISSLSIDGSVANLDGSSFHLIGAPHSSDQNSQQHKRKCSARGDEGSLKCGSSSKCHCSKKRKHRVKRSIKVPAISNKLADIPPDDYSWRKYGQKPIKGSPHPRGYYKCSSMRGCPARKHVERCLEEPTMLIVTYEGEHNHPKLQHNLRMHELHGEIDNNLVHHSICQNLYVIWLEMFLYIFQVMRAGCRFWLLDSLVEESVI from the exons ATGGAAGAGATTGAACAAGCTAACAGAACAGCTGTTGAAAGCTGTCATAGAGTTCTTAGTATGTTGTCTCAACCAAGAGATCAAGTTCATCATAGGAATTTAATGTTGGAAACTGGTGAAGCTGTGAATAGGTTCAAGAAAGTTGTGTCTTTGCTTCATAATGGTTTGGGTCATGCAAGAGTTAGGAAGTTTAAAAAACATCAACAATTCCCTTTTTCTCAAACTCAAACTATCTTCTTAGATAACCCAATTTGCAAAACCAACACCAAAAATCTTCACTTCCCCCAAACTAACTACCCTCTTGAGAATTCATCAAATCCGGAACTTGCCTTAACCATAAGAAATCCACTTTCTCTTGGAAACTCGTCGTTGGAATTGAGTACTAATGGGAAAAGTCCTCTTCACCTTGCTCAACAAGCTGCATCGAATCACTATCACTTCATtcaacagcaacaacaacaaaggTTGTTGTTGCAGCAacagcagcagcaacaacaaatGAAGCATCAAGCAGAAATGATGTTCCGAAGGTCTACTAGCGGAATAAACCTGAATTTCGACAATACTAGCTGCACACCGACAATGTCATCTACTAGGTCTTTCATTTCTTCCTTGAGCATAGATGGAAGTGTGGCTAATTTAGATGGAAGTTCTTTCCATTTAATAGGAGCTCCGCACTCTTCGGATCAGAATTCGCAACAGCACAAGAGAAAGTGTTCTGCTAGAGGTGATGAGGGAAGCTTGAAATGTGGAAGCAGTTCTAAATGCCATTGTTCAAAGAAGAG GAAACATAGAGTGAAGAGATCAATTAAGGTGCCTGCTATCAGCAACAAACTTGCAGATATCCCTCCTGATGATTATTCGTGGAGGAAGTACGGGCAGAAGCCAATCAAGGGCTCTCCTCACCCTAG gGGATATTATAAGTGTAGCAGCATGAGAGGCTGCCCTGCTAGGAAGCATGTTGAGAGGTGCTTGGAGGAGCCTACAATGTTAATTGTTACCTATGAAGGCGAACACAACCATCCCAAACTA CAACACAACCTGCGAATGCATGAACTACATGGAGAGATTGACAATAATCTAGTCCATCATTCAATTTGTCAAAACCTCTATGTGATTTGGCTTGAGATGTTTTtgtacatatttcaagtgatgCGAGCAGGCTGCAGATTTTGGCTTTTGGATAGCTTGGTTGAGGAGTCGGTTATTTAG